The following proteins are encoded in a genomic region of Micropterus dolomieu isolate WLL.071019.BEF.003 ecotype Adirondacks linkage group LG04, ASM2129224v1, whole genome shotgun sequence:
- the LOC123970175 gene encoding nephronectin — MTEISQRVFVVIVHFFSLSMALHQHSLHRSVEDALEHTGGHLRPGLCSYGQNTSCCLGWRNVNSICQPVCKKPCVNGKCVGPDKCLCSTGFKGPQCDEDVNECGFLKRLCFQRCMNTHGSYRCYCEPGYTLSADGYTCTRGAACFSLRCQFGCQMERGGVVHCLCPPGLHLATDNKTCEDVNECQRDVDVCHPRQTCKNTFGSFVCVCQDGFVLGTHQGSLQCRDKDECLTGSHRCSHYAQCVNTDGSYTCQCLEDYFGNGRTCLPRRAPQSKAVMYFNYKLSKRTKPIQPSS, encoded by the exons ATGACTGAAATAAGCCAAAGGGTCTTTGTGGTGATAGTGCATTTCTTTTCGCTCTCCATGGCTCTTCATCAGCACAG CCTCCACAGGTCAGTGGAGGATGCGCTGGAGCACACTGGGGGTCACTTGCGGCCGGGACTCTGCAGCTATGGTCAGAATACTTCCTGTTGTTTGGGATGGAGGAATGTTAACAGCATTTGTCAGC CGGTGTGCAAGAAACCATGTgtaaatggaaaatgtgtggGACCAGACAAGTGTTTATGCTCCACAGGGTTTAAAGGACCCCAGTGTGATGAAG ATGTGAATGAGTGCGGTTTCCTGAAGAGACTGTGTTTCCAGCGCTGCATGAATACACACGGTAGCTATCGCTGTTACTGTGAACCTGGATACACACTGAGTGCTGATGGCTACACCTGCACCA GAGGGGCCGCATGTTTCTCCCTGCGCTGCCAGTTTGGTTGCCagatggagagagggggagTAGTGCACTGCCTGTGTCCCCCCGGTCTCCACCTGGCCACTGACAACAAGACTTGTGAAG atGTAAATGAGTGTCAGCGGGATGTTGATGTGTGTCACCCACGGCAGACCTGCAAGAACACTTTTGGcagctttgtctgtgtgtgccagGATGGTTTTGTGCTGGGGACACACCAGGGCTCGCTGCAATGTCGAG ATAAGGATGAATGTTTAACCGGGTCTCACCGGTGCAGCCACTACGCTCAGTGTGTCAACACTGACGGTTCCTACACCTGTCAGTGTTTAGAGGACTACTTCGGCAACGGACGCACCTGCTTGCCCAGGAGAGCCCCACAGTCCAAGGCTGTCATGTACTTCAACTACAAACTCTCCAAAAGGACCAAGCCCATACAACCTTCATCTTAG